The Nitrososphaerales archaeon genome has a window encoding:
- the rimI gene encoding ribosomal protein S18-alanine N-acetyltransferase, translating to MNEAIMIPLIKVRRCEWRDLNRVLEIERSSFDQPYDLSIFIYYLTNESERFLVAEEDDYVVGYIISSILNDVGLIISLAVDERWRRKGVGTKLLEMALQHLSNRVKRVELQVRVSNESAIQFYRRFGFRIKKRIERYYLDGEDAYLMVKDFI from the coding sequence ATGAATGAAGCTATTATGATACCTTTGATAAAGGTTAGAAGGTGCGAATGGAGAGATTTGAACCGAGTCTTAGAGATTGAAAGATCATCATTTGACCAGCCTTATGATCTAAGTATATTCATATACTACTTAACGAATGAGTCTGAGAGGTTTTTGGTGGCTGAAGAAGATGATTATGTAGTTGGGTATATCATCTCATCTATATTGAATGATGTAGGTTTAATAATCTCATTAGCTGTAGATGAAAGATGGAGAAGGAAGGGAGTGGGTACAAAGTTATTGGAAATGGCTCTTCAACATTTATCCAATAGAGTGAAGCGTGTTGAACTTCAAGTAAGAGTGAGTAATGAATCTGCAATACAGTTTTATCGCCGTTTTGGTTTTAGAATTAAAAAGAGGATAGAAAGGTATTATCTCGATGGAGAAGATGCATATCTCATGGTAAAAGACTTTATTTGA
- a CDS encoding matrixin family metalloprotease → MKSKRVNIDVKIVPTDDVPDADLHFALNTYREAFVEYVSVKISGEVLSLSKIPYRMTTFGRQYLADAILELGIRMREDDVIIILTSADIYTGNMNYIFGLATIGSAIISSARINPNFWKGFEEIFYYASKGRPFFEKQFRKVLIHEFGHTLGLLHCNDLDCVMHYSNSPLELYRKGEWFCKNCWKKFTSIIGSDRSL, encoded by the coding sequence TTGAAATCGAAGAGGGTTAATATCGATGTGAAGATCGTCCCTACAGATGATGTGCCAGATGCTGATCTACATTTTGCTTTAAATACATATAGGGAGGCATTTGTAGAATACGTAAGTGTAAAAATCTCAGGCGAAGTTTTAAGTCTGAGTAAGATTCCCTATCGAATGACCACATTCGGTAGACAGTACCTTGCCGATGCGATTCTAGAATTGGGCATTCGGATGAGAGAGGACGATGTGATCATCATACTGACATCTGCCGATATCTATACGGGTAATATGAATTACATCTTCGGTCTGGCTACGATCGGTTCGGCTATAATTTCATCAGCTCGAATAAATCCGAACTTTTGGAAGGGGTTCGAAGAAATCTTCTACTATGCAAGTAAGGGAAGGCCATTCTTTGAGAAGCAGTTCAGAAAGGTTTTGATTCATGAATTCGGTCACACACTGGGACTCCTTCATTGTAACGATTTGGACTGTGTTATGCATTACTCTAACTCTCCCCTTGAACTCTACAGAAAGGGCGAATGGTTCTGTAAGAATTGTTGGAAGAAGTTCACATCTATAATCGGTAGTGATAGATCCCTATAA
- a CDS encoding DUF2153 domain-containing protein, with product MSDWIKSREEAKERISKLSPKDRLDYISACFECINAIGRSNLGWLQWLSNPSLMSMFDEGTLKEFFEKLKSFALAYIDFDIEATKKGMRPEILERGERKPYM from the coding sequence TTGTCCGATTGGATAAAGAGTAGGGAAGAGGCCAAAGAAAGGATCAGTAAGTTATCACCGAAGGATCGATTAGATTACATCAGCGCCTGTTTTGAATGTATAAATGCGATAGGCCGTAGCAATCTGGGATGGTTACAATGGTTGTCTAACCCTTCACTCATGTCGATGTTCGATGAAGGTACATTGAAGGAGTTCTTCGAAAAGTTGAAAAGCTTCGCTCTAGCTTACATAGATTTTGATATAGAAGCTACAAAGAAAGGGATGAGGCCTGAAATACTCGAAAGGGGAGAAAGAAAGCCATATATGTAG
- a CDS encoding aminopeptidase: protein MIGMKFEMARAARIAVEECMKVKGDEEVCIVTDVNMLSIAEALAYATKSIGAETTMVIMSTREMHGNEPPRVVSQAMLGADVVLAPTTYSITHTSARVKASEAGARVLILRGVTEEMMSRGAMLADYKKVREDTEKVADILTKGRMVRVTSKFGTDVEFSIEGREAFVLAGFYNPKVGFAVLPDGEAPIAPVEGTANGTIVFDTSMDGIGLLSEPIRLTVSNGKVTKIEGGKEAGRLREIIEGADENATNIAEFAIGTNPKARIIGILAEDKKRMGSVHFALGSSFTLGGKVKSKIHVDGLIKEPTVIVDGKEIVKEGRLIL from the coding sequence ATGATAGGTATGAAGTTTGAAATGGCGAGGGCGGCTAGAATCGCTGTGGAAGAGTGTATGAAGGTTAAAGGTGATGAAGAGGTCTGTATAGTGACAGATGTGAATATGCTATCGATCGCTGAAGCACTAGCGTATGCAACCAAAAGTATAGGGGCTGAGACTACCATGGTTATAATGAGCACGAGGGAGATGCATGGGAATGAGCCACCAAGAGTTGTGAGTCAAGCGATGCTCGGTGCAGATGTCGTCTTAGCCCCGACGACCTATTCCATCACACATACAAGCGCAAGAGTAAAGGCGAGTGAAGCTGGTGCGAGGGTCTTAATACTAAGAGGTGTGACTGAAGAGATGATGAGCAGAGGGGCGATGCTCGCAGACTACAAAAAGGTGAGAGAGGATACGGAAAAGGTTGCAGATATTTTAACGAAAGGTAGAATGGTTAGAGTGACGAGTAAATTTGGCACAGATGTTGAGTTCAGCATAGAGGGGAGAGAGGCCTTCGTATTGGCAGGTTTTTACAACCCAAAGGTCGGCTTCGCAGTCCTTCCCGATGGTGAAGCACCTATAGCTCCCGTCGAAGGTACAGCCAATGGTACGATCGTGTTTGATACATCGATGGATGGTATCGGTCTATTGAGTGAACCTATACGACTTACAGTAAGTAATGGTAAGGTTACAAAGATCGAAGGGGGTAAAGAAGCTGGAAGATTAAGAGAGATAATAGAGGGTGCTGATGAGAATGCTACAAATATCGCCGAATTCGCCATAGGGACGAACCCGAAGGCAAGAATCATAGGGATCTTGGCAGAGGATAAAAAGAGGATGGGTAGTGTTCATTTCGCTCTAGGTAGTAGCTTCACATTGGGAGGTAAAGTCAAGAGTAAGATACATGTAGATGGGCTCATAAAAGAGCCTACAGTCATTGTGGATGGGAAGGAGATAGTTAAGGAAGGAAGGCTCATTCTATAA
- the radA gene encoding DNA repair and recombination protein RadA, translating into MSNEELELDTLEGIGPVTKQKLIDAGIYTILDLTIRGPMEIADALGWDLHKAIELCNKARLKLVELGRLEKDFISASEIYKRRQSIERITTGSKNLDELLGGGIETQAVTEFYGEFGSGKTQICHTLCVTVQLPKEKGGLQAGAVYIDTENTFRPERIIEIASARGLNPEQVLQRIIVAKAYNSAHQELIVGELGSVITENNIKLVVVDSAVAHFRVEFLGRSTLAERQQRLNHFMHLLLRTAEAYNVAFVVTNQVQAAPDVFFGDPSKPTGGHVVAHTTTYRIYLRKAAKNRIARMVDSPYHPEREAVFILNEKGIDDPEEDTPRRR; encoded by the coding sequence ATGAGCAACGAAGAGTTGGAGTTGGATACACTTGAGGGTATAGGCCCGGTCACAAAGCAAAAACTGATCGATGCAGGGATATACACAATCCTTGATCTTACAATCAGAGGGCCTATGGAGATTGCCGATGCTTTAGGTTGGGATCTGCATAAGGCGATAGAACTCTGTAATAAAGCGAGGCTAAAGCTCGTCGAACTCGGTAGATTGGAGAAGGATTTCATTTCTGCCAGTGAAATATATAAGAGAAGGCAATCGATAGAGAGGATTACGACTGGCTCAAAGAATCTCGATGAACTTTTAGGTGGAGGGATCGAGACACAGGCTGTGACAGAATTTTATGGAGAGTTCGGCTCTGGAAAGACCCAGATATGCCACACTCTATGTGTAACTGTACAACTCCCAAAAGAAAAGGGCGGTCTTCAGGCCGGTGCCGTTTATATAGATACTGAGAATACTTTTCGACCCGAGCGTATAATCGAAATAGCGAGTGCGCGTGGATTAAACCCTGAACAGGTTTTACAAAGGATCATCGTTGCGAAAGCGTATAATAGTGCGCATCAAGAACTCATCGTGGGAGAATTGGGTAGCGTCATTACTGAGAATAACATAAAGTTAGTAGTTGTAGATTCAGCAGTTGCCCATTTTAGGGTCGAATTTCTTGGTAGAAGTACTTTGGCTGAAAGGCAGCAGAGGTTGAACCACTTCATGCATCTATTATTGAGGACTGCCGAAGCGTATAATGTGGCCTTCGTCGTTACCAACCAGGTCCAGGCCGCTCCAGATGTATTCTTTGGCGATCCATCCAAACCTACGGGTGGTCATGTAGTGGCGCACACGACAACATATAGGATCTATTTGAGAAAGGCTGCGAAGAATAGAATTGCCCGTATGGTAGATAGCCCTTACCATCCCGAGAGAGAAGCAGTTTTTATACTTAATGAAAAAGGAATAGACGATCCCGAAGAAGATACACCCCGTCGAAGATAG
- a CDS encoding FAD-dependent oxidoreductase — protein sequence MSIRLAIIGAGILGTSFAYWASRICNASILVFEKEADVGLHATLRNTGVMHRPFYLNPAKKKIFAQSSQLSYEKFWLDYAKEKNLPWAQIGTYKIALNEEDVKELYKYMKWGLENGMDESELEFLDGKEVKKFEPHVECVAAVLCKTDTAVDFKKFAEALRYDAEAFGVKFLTNHQVLRIEVQNGKLNIFVKDREEPFQVDYVINSSGGSSLKIAQSMDLGLEYTDLHFRGEYWVVEPKFGELIHRNIYTVPYIKEYPFLDPHFIVRYNGVREIGPNAVLVASSETYNGLANNPLELLYEIFEKPITNKLRLFVDKEFITLVSREWRSSLFKREMCNRVRRFVPELKNEYLIRKGLAGVRNSVIDKKGFVPEAIELRNDYSCHIVNFNSPGATGAPAYSAYILNKLIKDGFLPLKAQKSYEMDRFKEIVDEFDQ from the coding sequence ATGTCGATCAGGTTAGCGATCATAGGTGCAGGTATTCTAGGAACATCATTCGCATACTGGGCATCCAGAATCTGCAACGCTTCTATACTGGTCTTTGAAAAGGAGGCTGACGTTGGTCTACATGCAACACTTCGCAACACGGGTGTTATGCATAGACCATTCTACCTCAATCCAGCGAAGAAGAAGATCTTCGCCCAAAGCTCTCAACTATCTTATGAAAAGTTTTGGCTCGATTATGCCAAGGAGAAGAACCTACCGTGGGCACAGATTGGCACCTATAAGATAGCTTTGAATGAGGAGGATGTGAAAGAACTTTACAAATATATGAAGTGGGGCCTTGAGAATGGCATGGATGAGAGTGAGCTTGAATTCCTTGATGGTAAAGAAGTGAAAAAGTTCGAGCCTCATGTAGAATGTGTAGCTGCCGTATTATGTAAAACCGATACCGCTGTAGACTTCAAGAAGTTCGCCGAAGCGTTAAGGTATGATGCTGAAGCGTTTGGTGTGAAATTTTTGACGAATCACCAGGTCTTGAGGATAGAGGTTCAGAACGGGAAGTTGAATATCTTCGTTAAGGATAGAGAAGAGCCATTCCAAGTAGATTACGTGATAAATAGTTCTGGCGGTAGTTCTTTAAAGATCGCACAGAGTATGGATTTAGGTTTGGAGTATACAGACCTCCACTTTCGAGGAGAGTACTGGGTTGTAGAGCCGAAATTTGGAGAATTGATCCATCGCAACATCTACACCGTCCCCTACATCAAAGAGTATCCTTTCCTAGACCCTCACTTTATAGTTCGTTATAATGGTGTAAGAGAAATCGGGCCCAACGCGGTACTTGTAGCCAGTTCGGAAACGTATAACGGTCTAGCTAACAATCCTCTGGAGCTTTTATATGAAATCTTTGAGAAACCCATAACCAATAAATTGAGGTTATTCGTTGATAAGGAATTCATCACGTTGGTTTCAAGGGAGTGGAGGAGCTCTCTGTTTAAGAGGGAGATGTGTAATAGAGTGAGGAGGTTCGTACCCGAATTGAAGAATGAATATCTGATTCGCAAAGGGTTGGCTGGTGTCCGCAACTCTGTCATAGATAAGAAGGGTTTTGTGCCTGAAGCGATCGAATTGAGAAATGATTATTCTTGCCATATCGTAAACTTTAACTCACCGGGAGCGACAGGAGCACCTGCCTACTCAGCTTACATTTTGAATAAACTTATTAAAGACGGCTTCCTCCCTCTCAAGGCCCAAAAATCTTACGAGATGGATAGATTCAAAGAAATTGTAGATGAATTTGATCAGTAG
- a CDS encoding MFS transporter, translated as MFKELHSNVKILLITSGFLSLSMGITYPFLSEYIYTITGSAVTAGIVASIHNITCICFLILGGFLTDHIGRKKPIWIGTYLLSLSQFLYALADEEFEFFLAAMIEGISCLYFPAFNAMIMDSVGSGRLMSTFTLALIINHLPFTVTSILGGYFRDSYGLLGLRIGFIFGGLITLIIGSIRWRVLSETMESVKYLNIKMLYKPYINVVKDFQRLPDIVKKLVMLRSFVLLIGIFALYYFSILYAVNYANIVSFTEWGLIVSLSSIAYTFALPLTRLVVMIKPPISYSILILCEALTPLLFLLNMKITLFIAMALLNVCSALIYGMERSIVAKMVEQNLRGRSETFMDLSYYFGATIGSLIGGYVYSYSPPFLLIIISSLLMVGAIFGFFIFAKSPKIGGQ; from the coding sequence ATGTTCAAGGAGCTTCATTCCAACGTCAAGATCTTACTGATCACGTCCGGTTTTTTGAGCTTATCGATGGGTATCACTTATCCATTCCTTTCTGAGTACATTTACACGATAACCGGTAGTGCGGTTACAGCTGGAATCGTTGCATCTATTCACAACATCACCTGCATATGTTTCTTAATATTGGGCGGATTCCTTACAGACCACATCGGTAGGAAGAAACCCATCTGGATAGGGACCTACCTTCTTAGCCTCTCTCAATTCTTATATGCATTGGCCGATGAGGAATTCGAGTTCTTCTTAGCAGCGATGATTGAAGGTATTTCATGCCTCTACTTCCCTGCATTTAACGCTATGATAATGGACTCTGTGGGTAGTGGACGGTTGATGAGTACATTCACTCTAGCCCTTATCATAAATCACTTACCTTTTACAGTCACATCGATACTTGGCGGTTACTTTAGGGATTCTTACGGCCTTTTGGGCTTGAGGATCGGATTCATCTTCGGAGGTCTTATTACACTCATTATTGGGTCGATCAGATGGAGAGTTTTGTCAGAAACGATGGAGAGTGTTAAGTATCTCAATATTAAGATGTTATATAAGCCATATATAAATGTTGTAAAGGACTTTCAAAGGCTACCAGATATTGTGAAGAAACTTGTAATGTTACGTAGTTTTGTCCTATTGATCGGTATCTTCGCCCTTTACTACTTCTCCATCCTTTACGCTGTCAATTATGCCAATATAGTATCCTTCACCGAATGGGGTCTGATAGTATCTCTATCTTCAATCGCTTACACCTTTGCCCTACCTCTGACCAGACTCGTGGTTATGATAAAGCCTCCCATCTCTTACTCAATTCTTATACTCTGCGAAGCTCTGACACCCTTGCTCTTCCTTCTCAATATGAAGATCACTCTATTCATCGCCATGGCTTTACTAAATGTATGTAGTGCATTGATCTATGGTATGGAGAGGTCGATCGTAGCGAAAATGGTGGAGCAGAATTTGAGAGGTAGATCTGAAACCTTCATGGATCTCTCATATTACTTCGGCGCGACCATCGGTTCCTTGATCGGTGGATATGTCTACTCGTATTCACCACCATTTCTACTTATTATAATCTCATCCCTTTTGATGGTGGGAGCTATCTTTGGCTTTTTCATATTTGCAAAGTCGCCTAAGATAGGAGGCCAATAA
- a CDS encoding metallophosphatase family protein has translation MRIGVLSDTHKTSFIEIPSRVIDELRDVDIIIHAGDYTSMDVVDGLKGLGRFRGVHGNMDSPEVKSALPRIDTFEVRGFKIGVTHSVEGFIPFNPIDRSSKVFKGVDVMIYGHTHIAKSEVRGGVLYFNPGSATDTFPALYKSIGIITLDDRVNGRILKL, from the coding sequence ATGAGAATTGGTGTTTTATCAGATACACATAAGACTTCGTTTATAGAAATTCCTAGTAGGGTCATCGATGAATTAAGAGATGTTGATATTATAATTCATGCTGGTGATTATACGAGTATGGATGTTGTCGATGGTTTAAAAGGATTGGGCAGGTTTAGAGGGGTTCATGGTAATATGGATTCACCTGAAGTTAAAAGTGCGTTACCACGTATCGATACTTTCGAAGTAAGAGGGTTTAAAATAGGAGTTACTCATTCAGTCGAAGGCTTCATACCATTCAACCCGATCGATAGATCATCGAAGGTGTTCAAAGGGGTGGATGTGATGATTTATGGCCATACTCATATAGCGAAGAGTGAAGTGAGAGGAGGAGTATTGTATTTCAATCCGGGTAGCGCGACCGATACATTCCCCGCCCTTTACAAATCTATAGGGATCATAACTCTAGATGATAGAGTGAATGGGAGGATTCTGAAGTTATAG